One window of Trifolium pratense cultivar HEN17-A07 linkage group LG5, ARS_RC_1.1, whole genome shotgun sequence genomic DNA carries:
- the LOC123886733 gene encoding bidirectional sugar transporter SWEET6b-like gives MTSASLINTVGAIGNVISFVLFFSPAPTFYKIIKKKDVEEFKPDPYLVTLLNCAIWVFYGMPYVQPHGIYFVIVDGSGFVFQFVYLTIFYVYANNKGKKKFLLYLLIEIIFFAAIVLITMLALHDNTKRSSVVGILGILCAIFNALMYVSPLTIMTKVVKTNSVKYMPFCLSLAIFLDGLVWTINALITPFALTHPFGIYVMISTSIGAISGLVQLILYAYYWCMGENNVDDDAELVLNPVVVAV, from the exons aTGACTAGCGCTTCATTAATTAATACTGTTGGTGCTATAG GGAATGTTATCTCCTTCGTATTGTTCTTCTCACCAGC TCCAACTTtctacaaaattataaaaaagaaggATGTGGAGGAGTTCAAGCCTGATCCATACTTAGTTACTCTGTTGAATTGTGCTATTTGGGTATTTTATGGAATGCCTTATGTGCAACCACACggaatttattttgttatcgtAGATGGGTCTGGCTTTGTTTTTCAGTTCGTCTATCTTACCATATTTTATGTCTATGCCAACAATAAAGGAAAG AAGAAGTTTCTTCTCTATCTTCTTATTGAGATCATTTTCTTTGCTGCCATTGTTCTCATAACAATGTTGGCACTACATGACAATACCAAAAGGTCTTCAGTTGTTGGTATTCTTGGTATTCTATGTGCTATCTTCAACGCACTGATGTATGTCTCTCCTCTTACCATTATG ACAAAGGTTGTAAAAACCAATAGTGTGAAATATATGCCATTTTGCCTCTCTTTGGCCATCTTCCTTGATGGTTTGGTCTGGACAATAAATGCTCTCATCACCCCCTTCGCTCTCACCCACCCTTTCGGCATTTATGTCATG ATTAGCACCAGCATTGGAGCAATATCTGGACTTGTTCAACTCATACTATATGCTTATTATTGGTGCATGGGAGAAAataatgttgatgatgatgctgAGCTTGTTCTAAATCCAGTTGTGGTTGCAGTCTGA
- the LOC123883044 gene encoding microtubule-associated protein 70-2-like, translated as MAEVSGDGGEMATPAPLSVSGSFKEGKTSSRRRGSVRQPSMDTDEFMNLLHGSDPVKVELNRLENEVRDKDRELSDAQAEIKALRHSERLREKAVEELTEELSKVDGKLKLTESLLESKNLEIKKINDEKKAAMAAQFAAEATLRRVHAAQKDDDMPPIEAILAPLEAELKLARQEIAKLQDDNKALDRLTKSKEAALLEAEKTVQIALVKASMVDDLQNKNQELMKQIEICQEENKILDRMHRLKVAEVEKLTQTVRELEEAVLAGGAAANAVRDYQRKVQEMNEERKTLDRELARAKVTANRVAVVVANEWKDSNDKVMPVKQWLEERRFLQGEMQQLRDKLAIVERTAKSEAQLKEKYQLRLKVLEESLRGNSNGGNRSMPEGRSVSNSRRQSLGGADNFSKPTSNGFLHRRLPSFQLRSSISSSTVLKNAKGTSKSFDGGTRSLERSKMQLNGAPQSYSFNQSLEETKEREADVNLDDKANDFSTGDTEDSVPGILYELLQKEVMALRKSSHEKDQSLKDKDDAIEMLARKVDTLTKAMEVEAKKMRREVANMEKEVAAMRVEKEQDNRAKRFSNIKGPVNSAQNQLISGRSVTRGGLTRSTQ; from the exons ATGGCGGAAGTTTCCGGCGACGGAGGAGAAATGGCGACGCCGGCGCCACTTTCAGTTTCTGGATCGTTCAAGGAAGGGAAAACCTCGTCGCGAAGACGCGGCTCGGTTAGGCAACCGAGTATGGATACTGATGAGTTCATGAATCTGTTGCACGGTTCGGATCCAGTGAAAGTTGAGCTTAATCGTCTCGAGAATGAAGTTCGAG ATAAGGATAGGGAATTATCAGATGCACAAGCTGAGATCAAAGCGTTGAGACACTCCGAACGGCTCAGAGAAAAGGCGGTTGAAGAG TTGACCGAAGAACTGTCAAAGGTTGATGGCAAGCTAAAATTAACAGAGTCTCTTCTAGAAAGCAAA AATCTtgaaataaagaaaatcaaCGATGAAAAGAAAGCAGCAATGGCAGCTCAGTTTGCTGCTGAAGCTACTCTCCGAAGGGTACATGCTGCTCAGAAAGACGATGACATGCCCCCAATAGAAGCAATTCTGGCTCCTTTGGAGGCTGAACTAAAGCTTGCTCGGCAAGAG ATTGCTAAATTACAAGATGATAACAAAGCCTTAGACCGTCTTACCAAATCCAAGGAAGCGGCACTACTTGAAGCTGAAAAGACTGTTCAGATTGCCTTGGTTAAGGCCTCCATGGTGGATGATctccaaaacaaaaatcaagagCTAATGAAACAGATTGAGATTTGCCAG gaagaaaataaaatattggacAGAATGCATAGACTAAAGGTGGCAGAGGTTGAAAAGCTCACCCAAACTGTAAGGGAGCTAGAAGAGGCAGTCCTTGCAGGTGGTGCTGCTGCTAATGCAGTTAGAGATTATCAGAGGAAAGTTCAAGAAATGAAT GAAGAACGAAAAACTCTTGATCGGGAGTTGGCCCGTGCCAAGGTAACAGCAAACAGAGTAGCTGTGGTGGTTGCAAATGAATGGAAAGATTCTAATGATAAAGTGATGCCTGTCAAACAATGGCTTGAAGAACGTCGATTCTTGCAG GGAGAAATGCAGCAACTTCGTGACAAACTTGCTATAGTTGAGCGCACAGCAAAGTCTGAAGCACAGTTGAAA gaAAAATATCAATTACGGCTTAAAGTGCTAGAGGAGAGTTTGAGGGGGAATTCTAACGGCGGTAATCGCAGCATGCCAGAGGGCAGAAGTGTGAGCAATTCTCGTCGGCAATCTCTAGGCGGAGCTGATAATTTCTCAAAACCAACCTCTAACGGGTTTTTGCATAGGAGGTTACCATCCTTTCAATTAAGGTCATCCATATCATCTAGTACAGTATTGAAGAATGCCAAAGGAACATCTAAATCTTTTGATGGCGGCACAAGGTCACTGGAGAGGAGTAAAATGCAGCTGAATGGAGCACCTCAAAGTTATTCATTTAATCAATCTCTTGAAGAAACCAAAGAGAGAGAAGCAGATGTTAACTTAGATGATAAGGCAAATGACTTTTCAACAGGGGATACAGAGGATAGTGTTCCGGGTATTTTATATGAACTCCTGCAAAAAGAGGTCATGGCCCTGAGGAAATCTAGTCATGAGAAAGATCAAAGCCTAAAAGATAAAGACGATGCTATTGAG ATGTTGGCAAGGAAGGTAGATACATTAACCAAAGCCATGGAAGTTGAGGCAAAGAAGATGAGAAGGGAAGTAGCTAACATGGAAAAGGAGGTAGCTGCTATGCGTGTGGAGAAAGAACAAGACAACAGAGCAAAGCGGTTCAGCAATATAAAGGGCCCTGTAAACAGTGCTCAGAATCAGCTAATTTCTGGAAg AAGTGTGACACGTGGAGGATTAACACGCAGCACCCAATAA